A single window of Ananas comosus cultivar F153 unplaced genomic scaffold, ASM154086v1, whole genome shotgun sequence DNA harbors:
- the LOC109705561 gene encoding protein MAIN-LIKE 1-like, producing MTITLQDVAVISGLRVDGAPVTGTTQHPWIEICQELLGVVPDGIRAGQIRLDWIYQHFHHLHLDAPAGLVAATARAYMLYQIGCSLFPNPSGYRVHLKWLPLLADFDACGGLAWGAAALAYLYRALGTASLKDKIWAWDHLHVGPPTSVGAIADMADCPLGCRWTSAGGLRFGANVRTTDIEFYRHELDQQRESQMLL from the exons ATGACGATTACACTTCAAGATGTGGCGGTTATTTCAGGTCTTCGTGTCGATGGAGCGCCTGTCACGGGGACTACACAGCATCCGTGGATAGAGATTTGTCAGGAGCTTTTAGGGGTTGTGCCGGATGGCATCCGAGCTGGTCAGATTCGATTAGATTGGATATACCAGCACTTCCACCATTTACATTTGGATGCCCCGGCTGGATTAGTTGCAGCCACAGCCCGTGCATATATGTTATATCAGATTGGCTGTAGTCTGTTTCCAAACCCCTCCGGATATAGAGTTCATCTTAAGTGGCTGCCACTTTTGGCGGATTTTGATGCATGTGGTGGTTTAGCTTGGGGTGCTGCAGCATTGGCCTACCTTTATCGCGCATTGGGAACGGCTTCATTAAAGGATAAG atttgggcGTGGGACCATCTTCATGTCGGCCCACCTACTAGCGTTGGAGCTATTGCCGACATGGCTGATTGCCCTTTGGGTTGTCG GTGGACGAGCGCCGGCGGTTTACGTTTTGGGGCAAATGTTAGGACGACCGATATTGAGTTCTATAGACATGAGCTAGATCAGCAGCGAGAGTCCCAG ATGCTGTTATAG